The Desulfuromonas sp. genome includes a window with the following:
- a CDS encoding ATP-dependent DNA helicase PcrA, which yields MNDLLTGLNPPQQEAVQSCDGPLLILAGAGSGKTRALTRRVAWLIRENGVAPRQILAVTFTNKAAGEMRERVAELLGSAEGLWVSTFHSACVRILRQDIQRIGYDSHFTIYDDQDQERLLKNLLKDMHVPEKSLKPRAAAIAIDSAKNKGLYPDAMPRNDHYAKLIASVYEQYQQRLQESNALDFNDLLLLTLRLFEEVPEALQYWQDRFRYVLVDEFQDTNKVQYRLVRLLAEQHRNLCVVGDDDQSIYSWRGAEVGNILGFEADFPDCKIIRLEQNYRSSQTILGAAQAVVDKNIGRKGKELWTENPKGEELTIEACPDDVEEGRFVAREIKRLQRSGRHLRDIAIFYRTNAQSRVLEESLRSHNLPYVMFGGVKFYSRLEVKDVLAYLRLLVNPADSVSAQRVINVPGRGIGAVTVDKIAAFTAEAGGFFSACKVALEKEALPVAAAKKVAVFVALIEDFASRLETQDFPQLTADLIEETGYGPQLRAEKTEEARNRLDNLEQLLAGMEEHAATAGSLSGYLEQISLITDLDSYDPSLDRVTLMTLHAAKGLEFPVVFMAGMEEGIFPHSRAGYGGDEFEEERRLCYVGMTRAMDKLYLTHARRRRIYGSYQYNPPSVFLADIPRTHLQKPAADGMQHAASNNLASVFESIGEQVAIDEPDDFVDDVRVVPDAEEGLRIGMNVRHVKFGVGVVRRIEVQGDNQKVIVYFQRIGPKKLLLKFAGLEPA from the coding sequence ATGAATGACCTGTTGACCGGGCTCAATCCTCCCCAGCAGGAGGCGGTTCAATCCTGTGACGGCCCACTGCTGATTCTCGCCGGCGCCGGCTCCGGCAAAACCAGGGCCCTGACCCGGAGGGTTGCCTGGCTGATTCGCGAAAACGGTGTTGCCCCGCGTCAGATACTGGCGGTTACCTTCACCAATAAGGCGGCCGGCGAGATGCGCGAACGGGTTGCGGAACTGCTCGGTTCAGCTGAAGGGCTCTGGGTCTCGACCTTCCATTCGGCCTGTGTTCGCATCCTGCGCCAGGATATACAGCGTATCGGCTACGATTCGCATTTCACCATCTACGACGATCAGGACCAGGAGCGCCTCCTCAAAAATTTACTCAAGGATATGCATGTTCCGGAAAAGTCGCTGAAGCCGCGGGCCGCAGCCATAGCTATCGACTCGGCCAAGAACAAGGGGCTTTATCCCGATGCGATGCCGCGCAATGATCACTACGCAAAGCTGATCGCCTCGGTTTACGAACAGTATCAACAGCGGCTGCAGGAATCGAATGCGCTCGATTTCAATGACCTGCTTTTGTTGACCCTGCGCCTGTTTGAGGAGGTTCCCGAGGCGCTGCAGTACTGGCAGGATCGTTTCCGCTATGTTCTGGTTGACGAATTCCAGGATACCAACAAGGTCCAGTACCGCCTGGTCCGGCTGCTGGCCGAGCAACACCGCAACCTCTGCGTGGTCGGTGACGACGACCAGTCGATTTACAGCTGGCGGGGTGCCGAGGTCGGCAATATCCTTGGTTTCGAGGCCGATTTTCCCGACTGCAAGATTATCCGCCTTGAACAGAACTACCGCTCGTCGCAGACCATTCTCGGCGCCGCTCAGGCGGTGGTCGACAAAAATATAGGGCGCAAAGGAAAAGAGCTCTGGACCGAGAACCCGAAGGGTGAGGAACTGACCATTGAGGCCTGTCCCGATGATGTCGAAGAGGGGCGTTTTGTCGCCCGGGAAATCAAGCGGCTGCAGCGGTCCGGACGGCATCTGCGCGATATCGCCATCTTTTACCGAACCAACGCCCAGTCGCGGGTTCTCGAGGAGTCATTACGGAGTCACAATCTGCCGTATGTGATGTTCGGCGGCGTTAAGTTTTATTCCCGCCTCGAGGTCAAGGACGTTCTCGCCTATCTTCGATTGCTGGTCAATCCGGCTGATTCTGTTTCGGCGCAACGGGTTATCAATGTTCCGGGGCGTGGTATCGGCGCCGTAACGGTCGATAAAATTGCGGCCTTTACGGCCGAAGCCGGCGGCTTTTTTTCCGCCTGTAAAGTTGCTCTCGAGAAAGAAGCGCTACCGGTTGCGGCGGCAAAAAAAGTCGCTGTTTTTGTAGCGCTGATTGAAGATTTTGCTTCGCGGCTGGAAACGCAGGATTTCCCGCAACTGACGGCCGACCTGATTGAAGAGACCGGTTATGGCCCGCAGCTGCGGGCCGAGAAGACGGAAGAGGCCCGCAACCGGCTCGACAACCTCGAGCAGCTGCTGGCCGGAATGGAGGAGCATGCGGCCACCGCCGGTTCGCTTTCCGGGTACCTGGAGCAGATATCGCTGATTACCGACCTCGACTCCTATGATCCGTCGCTTGACCGGGTGACTCTGATGACCCTGCATGCCGCCAAAGGGCTCGAGTTTCCGGTCGTATTCATGGCCGGAATGGAAGAGGGGATTTTTCCACATTCAAGGGCCGGATACGGCGGTGATGAGTTCGAAGAGGAACGGCGACTCTGTTACGTCGGCATGACCCGGGCGATGGACAAGCTCTATCTGACCCATGCCCGCCGCCGTCGAATCTACGGATCCTACCAGTATAATCCGCCGTCGGTTTTTCTTGCCGACATTCCGCGCACGCATCTGCAGAAGCCGGCGGCCGATGGGATGCAGCATGCGGCCAGCAACAACCTCGCCTCGGTATTCGAATCAATCGGCGAGCAAGTGGCAATAGATGAGCCGGACGATTTTGTTGATGATGTCCGGGTTGTTCCGGATGCAGAAGAGGGGCTGCGGATCGGCATGAACGTTCGCCATGTCAAGTTCGGTGTCGGCGTTGTCCGGCGGATCGAGGTGCAGGGGGACAACCAGAAGGTGATCGTCTATTTTCAACGCATCGGTCCGAAAAAACTCCTCCTCAAGTTTGCCGGACTTGAGCCGGCCTAG